The DNA window TCGCCGAGGTGCCGGAGGAGAGCGCGGCGGTCACCGAGGAGACGTTCGGGCCGACGCTCGTGGTCAACCCGGTCGCCGACCTGGACGAGGCGATCCGGCTGACCAACAACTCGAAGTACGGCCTGGCCGCCTCGATCTTCTCGAAGGACCAGAAGCGTGCGGCCGGGCTGGCCCGCCGCCTGCGCACCGGCGCTGTCTCGATCAACTCGGTGCTCGGCTTCGCCGGTGTGCCGGCGTTGCCGTTCGGCGGGGTCGGCGACTCCGGGTTCGGCCGGATCCACGGCGCCGACGGTCTCCGCGAGTTCAGCCGGGCGCAGTCCGTGACGTGGCGCCGGTTCGCGCCGCTGATCGACCTGATGCGTCTCGACCGTGACCCGCACGCGCTCGACCGGGCCCGCAAGCTGTTCCGGTTCCGGCACGCCCGTAAGTAGGTGGCTATGCCCAGATGCCGAGCTCGTCGAGGTGCTTGACCAGCAGCTCGGCGCCGTCGGTGAAGTGCCGGGTCATCACGGCCCGGGCGGTCGCGGCGTCGTGCGCGCCGAACGCCGCGAGCAGAGCCTCGTGGTCGTCGCGCATGCCGTCACGCCAGGCCGGGTCGGCGGCGTAGAAGCGGGCCGGCGTGTACCGGGTCGCCACGTGCAGGAACCAGCTCAGCTTCCGGGCCTGCGCCACCAGGTTGATCGACCGGTGGAACTCGAACTCGAGCCGCTCGATGTCGCCGGTGCGGCGGGCCCGGGCGGCGCGGGCGAGCGCCCGATCCGCCAGCGTGATCTCGGTGAGCTGCGGTCCGGTGATCCGCTCGGCGACCCGGGCGGCCAGCTCGCCGGCGATGTTCCCCTGCAACTGGAACAGGTCGATCACGTCCTGTTTGGAGAGCGGGGAGACCACGTACCCTTTGCGGGGTTCGAGTTCGACCATGTCCTCGCCGCGCAGCGTCAGCAGGGCCTCGCGCACCGGGGTGATGCTGACGCCGAGCTGCGCGGCGACCTCTTCGAGCCGGATCCGAGCGCCGGGACGCAGGTCACCGGACATGATCCGGCCGCGCAGGGTGGCAGCGACCTCCTCGGACAATTGGGGCCGCTCAGCAGGAATCGCCACGGCATCACCATATCAAATATCAAATAAGGGGTGTGACATGTCGCGTCGCTACGAGAACGCACACCGTATCGCCGCGCTCGACCCGGAACGCGACCATCTGGAGATCTACCAGATATCGTCCGGCCTCGACTTCCCGTGGGACTACACCCGGGCGCTGGAATTCGCACTGTTCCGCACGTACTGCGTGCCGAGTATCTCCGCGCTGCTCGCCGCGACCGGGGAGTTCCGGGACCGGCCGCAGAAACGCTACGACGACACCGCCCTGCTGATGGCCGAAATGGCGGCGCACGGTTATGACTCGCCGCGCGGCAAGGAGTCGCTGAAAGTCGTCAACCGCGCGCACGGCCGCTATGCGATAAGCAACGACGACATGCTCTACGTGCTCTCCACCTTCATCTACGACCCGATCGACTGGCTCGACCGTTACGGCTGGCGTCCGCTGCACGACAACGAACGGCTCGCCGCGTTCCACTACTACTCCGAAGTCGGCAAGCGGATGGGCATCCGGGAGATCCCGCCGGCGTTCGATGCGTTCAAGGCGTTCAAAGCGGCGTACGAGGAGCAGCACTTCACGTACTCCGACACCAACCGGCAGATCGGCGAACACACCGTCGACCTGTTCGCCGGCTGGTTCCCGCCGGTGCTGCGCCCGGCCGCACGGGTCGGTGTCCGCAGCCTGCTCGACGACCGGATGCTGCGCGCGTTCGGATTCGAACCGGCGCCCCGCTGGCTCACGGCGGTGGCCGAGGCCAGCCTCCGGGCGAAAGCGGCAGGCGAGCGTTTCCTGCCGCCGCGCCGGGTCAGCAGGCTCGCCCATTCGCCGCGCAATCGCACCTACCCCGGATACCCGGACAGCGTGCGCATCTCCGAAATGGGGCCGCCGCCCACTCCGGCCGATTTCCCGGCCGAGCACCTGCGTCGTGGTTGACCGCCCGCGTGGCGATGAGCACCTCGCCGGAACCGCTGCTGAGCCGGGCGTTGAAGGAGGCCGCTCGGCGTGACCCGGGTCCGGGAGAGCACGACGACCCGTACCGGGAAAGGATTTTGATCGCCGCGGCCGAGCAGTTCCGCGCCCGCGGCATCCGGCGGTCCAGCATGGACGATGTGGCCCGGCGAGCCGGGATCTCCCGGATCACGGTGTACCGGCGGTTCGCCACCAAGACCGCCCTTGTCGAGGAATTGCTCCTCGGTGAGCTGCGGGATTACGTCGCCGAGTTCCGCCGGGTGGTGGCCGGGCAGGCCACCGGGGAGGGGCGGCTCGTCGAGGGCTTCGTGGCGTCGCTGCGGGCCGCGCGGGGCAATCGGCTGGTCGCCGGGCTGCTAGCCGCCGATCCGGAGGCGGTCGTCTCGATGCTGACCACCGGGGGCGGGCCGGTGCTCGGCGCGATCCGGGATTTCGTCGCCGGTCAGCTCGGTCACGACCAGCGGGACGGGCTGATCCCGGCGACCGTGGACACCCGATTGGTGGCGGAGGTGGTGGCGCGGCTCGCGCTGAGCTTCCTGATCACCCCGGACAGTCATGTCGATCTTGATGATGACGACCAGGTGCGGTGTTTCACCCGTACCGTGGTGGGGCCTTTGATCGTGGCTCCTCGCTAACTTCGCCCTCGGCTTGCGGTCTTGTTGTGCAGATGGCGCGTGAATTCCGATTAACTTAGTCCCAGATCTTGAGCACCGGTTTGATGGTGCGGCCGGCGACGGCGTCCTGGGCGGCGGTCTCGATCTCGGCGAACGGGTACTCAGTGACGATCTTCTCGAGGGGCAGCCGCATGGCGATCAGTTTCGGGATGAAGGCCGCCGGGTCGGCGTCGCCCTCGATCACGCCGCGGATCCGGATCCCGTTCGTCATCACCGTCATGATGTCGAACTCGGCGCTCCCACCCATGCCGACCAGCGCGAGCGTGCCCCGGCGGCGCAGCGCCGCGATCGCCTGCTGGATCACGCCGCTGCGCCCGGTCGTGTCGATCGCCTGGTGCGCGCCGCCGTTCGTGAGCGCCCGCAGCGCCTTGACCAGGTCCGGGGTGGCCGGATCGAGGGCCTCGGCGGCACCCAGATCCCGGGCCAGCTGCCGCCGGGCGGGGATCGGGTCGACCGCGACGACCGTGCCGCCCTGCGCCGCGGCCGCCATCACCGCGCTCAGGCCGACACCGCCCGCGCCGAAGATGACAAGCGTGTCGGCCGGACCGGTGTCCAGCACGTTGAGCACCGTGCCGGCCCCGGTCTGCACGCCACAGCCGAGCGGCGCGGCCAGGGCGGCCGGGAAGTCCGCCGGGATCTTGACGGTGTTGCTCTCGTGGGCGAGCGCGTACGTCGCGAAGCTGGACTGCCCGAAGAAGTCCCCGAACACCGGGCCGTGCTCCGACGTGATCGCGTCAGGCCGGCCGCCACGCGTGTTCAGATCACTGCGCCGGCAGTACGCCCGATGCCCGTCCCCGCACTCCGGGCATTCCCCGCAGCTGCGGAAACTCAGGCACACCTGATCACCCGGGACGACCGTGGCGACGTCGTCGCCGACCGCCTCGACGATACCGGCGCCCTCGTGCCCGAAGACCATCGGGAGCCGCTTCGGCGACCAGGCGCGCCGCATCGTCAGGTCGGTGTGGCAGATCCCGGCCGCGGTGATCCGGACCAGGATCTCGTCCGGGCGGGGCTTGTCGATGTCCACGTCGTGCAGGGTGAAGGGTCCGCCGGGGGTGGTGACCAGGGCGGCCGTGATCCTCATGCGGCTTCTTTCGTTTCGGCTTCTTTCGCCTCGGACTCTCTCGCTTCGGCCTCTTT is part of the Actinoplanes missouriensis 431 genome and encodes:
- a CDS encoding GntR family transcriptional regulator; the protein is MAIPAERPQLSEEVAATLRGRIMSGDLRPGARIRLEEVAAQLGVSITPVREALLTLRGEDMVELEPRKGYVVSPLSKQDVIDLFQLQGNIAGELAARVAERITGPQLTEITLADRALARAARARRTGDIERLEFEFHRSINLVAQARKLSWFLHVATRYTPARFYAADPAWRDGMRDDHEALLAAFGAHDAATARAVMTRHFTDGAELLVKHLDELGIWA
- a CDS encoding oxygenase MpaB family protein, whose protein sequence is MSRRYENAHRIAALDPERDHLEIYQISSGLDFPWDYTRALEFALFRTYCVPSISALLAATGEFRDRPQKRYDDTALLMAEMAAHGYDSPRGKESLKVVNRAHGRYAISNDDMLYVLSTFIYDPIDWLDRYGWRPLHDNERLAAFHYYSEVGKRMGIREIPPAFDAFKAFKAAYEEQHFTYSDTNRQIGEHTVDLFAGWFPPVLRPAARVGVRSLLDDRMLRAFGFEPAPRWLTAVAEASLRAKAAGERFLPPRRVSRLAHSPRNRTYPGYPDSVRISEMGPPPTPADFPAEHLRRG
- a CDS encoding TetR/AcrR family transcriptional regulator encodes the protein MSTSPEPLLSRALKEAARRDPGPGEHDDPYRERILIAAAEQFRARGIRRSSMDDVARRAGISRITVYRRFATKTALVEELLLGELRDYVAEFRRVVAGQATGEGRLVEGFVASLRAARGNRLVAGLLAADPEAVVSMLTTGGGPVLGAIRDFVAGQLGHDQRDGLIPATVDTRLVAEVVARLALSFLITPDSHVDLDDDDQVRCFTRTVVGPLIVAPR
- a CDS encoding NAD(P)-dependent alcohol dehydrogenase; translation: MRITAALVTTPGGPFTLHDVDIDKPRPDEILVRITAAGICHTDLTMRRAWSPKRLPMVFGHEGAGIVEAVGDDVATVVPGDQVCLSFRSCGECPECGDGHRAYCRRSDLNTRGGRPDAITSEHGPVFGDFFGQSSFATYALAHESNTVKIPADFPAALAAPLGCGVQTGAGTVLNVLDTGPADTLVIFGAGGVGLSAVMAAAAQGGTVVAVDPIPARRQLARDLGAAEALDPATPDLVKALRALTNGGAHQAIDTTGRSGVIQQAIAALRRRGTLALVGMGGSAEFDIMTVMTNGIRIRGVIEGDADPAAFIPKLIAMRLPLEKIVTEYPFAEIETAAQDAVAGRTIKPVLKIWD